In a genomic window of Scomber japonicus isolate fScoJap1 chromosome 17, fScoJap1.pri, whole genome shotgun sequence:
- the adat2 gene encoding tRNA-specific adenosine deaminase 2: protein MGTEESFCPSDEDAERWMCSAFHMAKDALDNGEVPVGCLMVYNDEVIGKGRNEVNETKNATRHAEMVALDQVLDWCRHSNLDVRTVCERTALYVTVEPCIMCAAALRLLNIPVVVYGCRNERFGGCGSVLDVSSANLPHTGTTFKCVSGHRADEAVEMLKTFYKQENPNAPKPKTRKDRTLTEPN, encoded by the exons ATGGGAACGGAGGAGAGTTTCTGCCCCTCTGATGAAGATGCTGAGAGATGGATGTGCAGCGCGTTTCACATG GCTAAAGACGCTCTGGATAACGGAGAGGTACCGGTCGGATGTCTGATGGTCTATAACGATGAGGTCATCGGGAAAGGACGCAACGAGGTCAACGAGAccaaaaat GCCACTCGCCACGCTGAGATGGTGGCCTTGGATCAGGTCCTGGACTGGTGTCGCCATAGCAACCTGGATGTGAGGACTGTGTGTGAGCGAACGGCCCTGTATGTCACCGTGGAGCCGTGCATCATGTGTGCTGCAGCCCTGCGTCTGCTCA ATATCCCAGTAGTCGTGTACGGCTGCAGGAACGAGCGGTTTGGAGGCTGCGGCTCAGTTCTGGATGTTTCCTCTGCAAACCTTCCTCACACCGGGACAACGTTCaag tgtgtttctgGTCACAGAGCAGACGAAGCCGTCGAGATGCTGAAAACTTTCTACAAACAAGAAAATCCAAACG ccCCCAAACCCAAAACCAGGAAGGACCGAACCCTCACAGAGCCAAATTAg
- the pex3 gene encoding peroxisomal biogenesis factor 3 translates to MFSSIWSFIKRHKRKFIFSAAVVGGVYFLGKYAQTKIRDIQEREATEYIAQARRQFHFESNQRTCNMTVLSMLPPLREAIVNQLNSESLTALLKTKPANKLEIWEDLKIISFTRTIVAVYSTCMLVVLLRVQLNIIGGYLYLDNSVGKTAVTPLAPPDVQQQYLSSIQHLLGDGLTELMTVVKRAVQNSLGRVSLKQSLSLLELEQQVSWIRAEVEAGSERRLSWYMLADDENALADQACGLTENDVSTIRLLNETRDMLDSPDFGTVLNACLHRGFSRLLDNLAEFFRPPPGDSALSAGPDSLSAVSLPLAKIIPIVNGQINTICSDTPSHFVQDLLMNDQVKEFAANVYETFSTPQELQK, encoded by the exons ATGTTTTCGTCTATCTGGAGTTTTATTAAACGCCATAAAAGGAAGTTTATTTTCTCCGCAGCTGTAGTTGGAG GAGTGTACTTCCTGGGTAAATATGCCCAGACGAAGATCAGGGACATCCAGGAGAGGGAGGCGACGGAGTACATCGCTCAAGCCAGACGGCAGTTCCACTTCGAGAGCAACCAGAGGACGTGCAACATGACCG TGCTGTCGATGCTGCCCCCGCTGAGAGAAGCCATCGTCAATCAGCTCAACTCAGAAAGTCTCACCGCACTACTCAAGACCAA ACCAGCCAATAAACTAGAGATCTGGGAGGATTTAAAGATCATCA GTTTCACTCGGACCATCGTGGCGGTGTACAGCACCTGCATGCTGGTGGTTCTGCTCAGAGTCCAGCTGAACATCATCGGAGGATATCTGTACCTCGACAACTCTGTGGGCAAAACCGCCGTG acTCCTCTGGCTCCTCCTGACGTCCAACAGCAATATCTGTCCAGCATCCAACATCTACTAGGAGAcg GTCTGACGGAGTTGATGACGGTGGTGAAGAGAGCCGTGCAGAACTCACTGGGAAG ggtctcGTTGAAGCAGAGTCTGTccctgctggagctggagcagcaggtgagctgGATCAGAGCGGAGGTGGAGGCCGGCTCGGAGCGGCGGCTATCCTGGTACATGCTGGCCGATGACGAGAACGCACTGGCCGACCAG GCGTGCGGGCTGACGGAAAACGATGTGTCTACCATCAGACTGTTAAACGAGACCAGAGACATGTTGGACAg TCCAGACTTCGGCACCGTTTTAAACGCCTGTCTGCATCGGGGTTTCTCTCGTCTCCTTGACAACCTGGCCGAGTTCTTCCGCCCGCCTCCCGGTGACTCCGCCCTCAGCGCCGGACCGGACAG tctgTCTGCGGTCAGTCTGCCGCTGGCGAAGATCATCCCCATCGTCAACGGTCAGATCAACACCATCTGCAGCGATACGCCCAGTCACTTCGTTCAg GACCTGCTGATGAACGACCAGGTGAAGGAGTTTGCCGCCAATGTGTACGAGACCTTCAGCACGCCGCAGGAGCTGCAGAAAtaa